Genomic DNA from bacterium:
AATTTTTCAATAAAAACCCTTAAAAGTTTCACGGCGGTACGGGGGGTGTTTTTCTCCAAACTGGTCAACTGCTCAGGCCGGAGGCAGAATAAAACCGCATCTTCATCCACCGTGACGGTGGCGGAACGGGGGTGCATATCCAAAAAAGACATTTCACCAAAAATATTCCCCATCCCAAACATGGCAATAACTTTTTCTTTGCCTGAATTGATCTTGGTGATTCTCACAATTCCCTCTTCAATAAAATAGACTCCGTGATCCGCTTGCGCTTCTTCAAATACCCGGTCGCCTTTTTTATATTCCTGCCGTTCACACATGTTCATAATCAGCAAAAATTCTTCATCAGAAAATTCCTCAAACATGGCATGCGTCTTGAGAATCCGAATCATCATTTCCATGACAGACTCCTTCAAAAAAAACCTAAACCGGCTATTCCTTTTTTCTGTAGTGCAATACCCTGGCATAGACCTCCAGGGTACTTTGGGCGGTCTTTTCCCAGGTGAACTTCTTGGCCTGAAGGTAGCCCGTCAGCGCCAGGCGATGCGCCTCATTGGAATCAATTAAAACCGTGAGAATTGCCTGACAGATACTCCGGGGATCATCCGGCTCCACCAAACGGACGGCATTCCCCGCGACTTCGGGAATCGACCCTGCATTCGTGGTAATCACAGGAACGCCCAGACGAAAAGCCTGAAGAATCGGGAGCCCAAATCCTTCCATCTTGGAGGGATACACAAACGCTGCCGCCGCCTGAAACAAAGCGGTCAGTTCTTTTTCACTGATATACCCCAAAATTTTAATCCGGTTATGCATGCCGAATTGTTTTATCAAATTCGGCACCAATGATTTCTCGTGTTTTTCAAATCCTGTTAGCACCAGCATATCGGCTGCCGATCGCGGCAAACGCGCAAACGCCCGCACCAGATTGGCGGTATTTTTTCTCAAATCAATGGCACCGAATCCCAGCAGATAGGGACGTCTGATTTTATGCTGTTCAATAATTTCCTTCACCTTGCTTTCCGGCAAGGGCGGTGTCTGGTGGGGATCCGCCAGGGGAATCACATCAACCTTTTCAGGATCCAGTCGAATTTTCTTTATGAGTTCCGATTTGGAAAACTGCGAGTCGGTGATGACGCAGTCAGCCCGCCGGGCTCCCCTGCCAATGGTCCATTGATGGTAGTAATGCGCCAAAACCTGCTTCGGATAAATCGTGCCTGAAATTTGAAGCAGCCGTCTGATAAAAATGGCATCATGCACTGTGACCACATGCGGAATTTTACAATGCAAGGGGGAACTATTGGCAGTACAGTGCAACAAGTCGGCTTTGGCCTGATGTGCCAATCTGGGCAAAATGACTTGCTCCCAGCGGGCCTGATTTCCGGCCGTACCCCATACCCGTACCAAATCAGGCAGATCTTCCCACGGGTCCCCGCCGCTTTTCCGGTTGAGGGCCACATGAATATCAACCGGTTTATCCACAATGGAAGCCAAAGCGCGTATCAAACGCGACGTATAGACCCCGACACCCCGCAGCTTCCCTTGGGCCGGTCTCCCGTCAATCATGATGGATTGCTTCATTTTGTTCCTCCAGGCGTCCAACGCTGGAAAAGCATGCGCAGCAGTCTAAGAGGAGCAAAAAACGCCTTTAAATACAAAGTAATCTCCGTTCTGATTTCATACGCATTTCTTTTGATCACCCTTGGCAGCCACCAAAAAAACAAATGATATTTCAGCAGCTGAACACGGCAAAAGCGCTCTGTTTCCCGGTAGACCTGCCGCCTTTGCTCCAAAGTAAACACGCGTGTTTCAAAAACCGGTTCTGTGCTCATATGGTCAAAAGATAAATAATCTTCATTGACGAATTTCCCCTGCGTTTTCACATACTCCCATAAACGTGTCCCGGGATAGGGTAACGCCATATAAAAAGCCGGAAGATCAATTTTTTTTTCCTTTGCAAAAACAATTGATTTCCGAACAGTTTCCAGCGTATCATTCTGATTGCCGATCATAAACATGCCGAGCACCTGAATCCCGACTTGTTTGCACAAATCAATCGCCTGGGCCATGTCTTCGGGCGTCTCTTTTTTCCCCACTGCATCCAAGACACCCGAATCAATTGATTCTATACCCAAAGAAACACGATGGCAACCGGCACGCCGCATTTTTTTTAAACTATCCATCCTGGCCGCATCCGCCCGCATGCCCTGGGCAACCCACTGAACCTGGAGCCGGCGCTTGATGATTTCATCACAAAAAGATTCAATATGAACAGCATTCATAGTGAGGTTATCATCGTTGATATGGACCAATTTTCTCCCCCACTTTTGGACCATCCAGGCCATTTCCGCAACAACCTCTTTCGGATTTCGGCGAATCCATTGAACACCCCAAATGGTTTTAATCGCACAAAACGAACAATCCATGGGACAGCCGCGACTGCTGAGCAACACATGCTGTTTGTAACGCCGCATGGGAAACAAATGCCAGGCTGGATACGGGAGCGCATCCAGTTGGCGGATACGGGCTGCCGGCTGACCAGCATAGACTGTGCCGTGCTCACGAAAAACAATACCGGGAATCTGGTCGAGCAACTCACGGGAAACACAACCGGCATGCTTGAGAACTTCGATAAAATCTACTGCCGCCACCTCGCCTTCCCCGCGGATGGCAAAATCAATCACGGGATCAGCCAGACACCCCTGCGGATCAATGGATGTATGCGGGCCGCCCACCAAAACCGGGACCGAGGGATACCGTTTCTTAATTTCCCGGGCAACTATTA
This window encodes:
- a CDS encoding cyclic nucleotide-binding domain-containing protein; amino-acid sequence: MEMMIRILKTHAMFEEFSDEEFLLIMNMCERQEYKKGDRVFEEAQADHGVYFIEEGIVRITKINSGKEKVIAMFGMGNIFGEMSFLDMHPRSATVTVDEDAVLFCLRPEQLTSLEKNTPRTAVKLLRVFIEKLTARLRQTDDALVEQADRIIIT
- a CDS encoding glycosyltransferase family 4 protein, with the translated sequence MKQSIMIDGRPAQGKLRGVGVYTSRLIRALASIVDKPVDIHVALNRKSGGDPWEDLPDLVRVWGTAGNQARWEQVILPRLAHQAKADLLHCTANSSPLHCKIPHVVTVHDAIFIRRLLQISGTIYPKQVLAHYYHQWTIGRGARRADCVITDSQFSKSELIKKIRLDPEKVDVIPLADPHQTPPLPESKVKEIIEQHKIRRPYLLGFGAIDLRKNTANLVRAFARLPRSAADMLVLTGFEKHEKSLVPNLIKQFGMHNRIKILGYISEKELTALFQAAAAFVYPSKMEGFGLPILQAFRLGVPVITTNAGSIPEVAGNAVRLVEPDDPRSICQAILTVLIDSNEAHRLALTGYLQAKKFTWEKTAQSTLEVYARVLHYRKKE
- a CDS encoding B12-binding domain-containing radical SAM protein translates to MQDHFSSVSWDIALIDPDGFAQGMKRTRPGKKLFPHIGLAYLAASLEKNGDRVSVLDAGIATQREIQRFLSQPYNIVGITATSFTFREALIVAREIKKRYPSVPVLVGGPHTSIDPQGCLADPVIDFAIRGEGEVAAVDFIEVLKHAGCVSRELLDQIPGIVFREHGTVYAGQPAARIRQLDALPYPAWHLFPMRRYKQHVLLSSRGCPMDCSFCAIKTIWGVQWIRRNPKEVVAEMAWMVQKWGRKLVHINDDNLTMNAVHIESFCDEIIKRRLQVQWVAQGMRADAARMDSLKKMRRAGCHRVSLGIESIDSGVLDAVGKKETPEDMAQAIDLCKQVGIQVLGMFMIGNQNDTLETVRKSIVFAKEKKIDLPAFYMALPYPGTRLWEYVKTQGKFVNEDYLSFDHMSTEPVFETRVFTLEQRRQVYRETERFCRVQLLKYHLFFWWLPRVIKRNAYEIRTEITLYLKAFFAPLRLLRMLFQRWTPGGTK